GGACGCCGAGGCCGTTGCCGCCGTCGTTGAGGCCCTGCGTGAGGATGGCGAGGACCAGGACGACCGTGGCGATGATCTCCGTGAGCACGTTCTGGACGTAGTTGCGGATCTCGGGGCCGGTCGAGAAGATCCCGAGCACCGGTCCTGCCGCGGGGGCGGCCTTCTGGTCGACCATGCCCTCCTCGACGGGCTGCGCCGCGAGGATCTCGGGGTCGGTCAGGTGGGCCTTGAACTGGCCCATGTACGTGACCCACACCAGTACGGCGCCGATCATCGCGCCCAGCAGCTGCGAGGCCAGGTAGAGCGGAACGTCGCTCCACTTGGTGCCGCCCTCGACGGCGAGCCCGAGCGTGACCGCCGGGTTCAGGTGGGCGCCGGAGACGCCGCCCGCGAGGTAGGCACCGGTCAGTACGGCGAAGCCCCACCCGAAGGTGATCGCGAGCCAGCCGGCGTCCTTGGCCTTTGAGCGCTTGAGCGTGACGGCGGCGCACACGCCACCGCCGAGCAGGATGAGCACGGCGGTACCGATGGTCTCGCCGATGAAGATGTCGGAGCTGGACACCCGCGACTCCTTTGTCCTTCGTCCAGGGGAAGGCGAACCCCGGGTCCCTCCGGTGGTCCGCGACCTCAGGTGAGGTCGTTGCCGGCCCTTGGCCTTGTCCCACTCTAGCGCGTAATGCCGGTAGGTGTTCGACAATGCCGACCGATGGACGCGAGTCTCGCCCCGGGGTTACTCACTCGTCAAGAGTTCTGTTATTGAAAACACGATCGTTATTGATCGTTTCGACCTATCGGTCAGGCGCTACGTGGCCGCGGCTCGGAACTCGTCCATAGATCGTCGCCCGAACGCGTGCCACCTGCACGTCGAGGCTGCGCGGGGGAGGGGAGCGGGTGCCCGCTCAGAACCGCCCGGCGCCCAGATCCCGCGACACCGCACGCGCGCAGTCCCGCACCGCCGCGATCAACTCGGGACGCAGCTCCCCGTCCTTGCACACGCGCTCCACGGCACCCGTGACGCCGACCGCGCCGACCGGCATCCGCCGCCGGTCGTGAATGGGCGCGGCGACGGAGGCGATGCCCTCCCAGGTCTCCTCGACGTCGGACGCGTACCCGCGCGCGCGGGTCAGGTCGAGAACACCCTCAAAACCCTCGGCATCGGCCACCGTGTGCACCGTGAACGTCTTCCGCTCGACCTCGACGGCCTCGTTGTGCGCCACCGGGTCGTACGCCGAAAGGACCTTGCCCAGCGCCGTGGAGTGCAGCGGCTGCATGGCCCCCACCTCCAGGACCTGACGGCTGTCGTCGGGCCGGAAGACGTGGTGGACGATCAGCACGCCCTGCTGGTGCAGGACCCCGAGGTGCACGCTCTCGCCGCTGGAACGGGCCAGGTCGTCCGTCCACACCAGGGCGCGCGCCCGCAGCTCGTGCACGTCCAGATAGCTGTTGCCCAGGCGCAGCAGCTCCGCGCCCAGCTGATAGCGGCCCGACGCGGAGTCCTGCTCCACGAAGCCCTCCGCCTGCAGAGTGCGCAGAATGCCGTGCGCCGTGCCCTTGGCGAGATCGAGGGCGGAGGCGATCTCCGAGAGGCCGAGCCGTCGCTCGCCGCCCGCGAGCAGCCGCAGCATCGCCGCGGCCCTTTCGAGCGACTGGATGTTGCGTGCCATCGCAGCCCCGACCTCCGTCCCCTAGCACCAAATCGACGTTCGACAATGCTGAACACTATCGGTCGTTGTCGACCTCCCGCTAATACGCGGACGGCCTGTTCTGCCCGGCGGACCCACTAGAGATCCGTTCGAGCCGGGCCCGCTCGGCCCGTCCGCCCCGTGGACTGCTTCACAACGGGACCATGGTCCCGGCTACCCTGACCGAGTGCGCCCTCCACCCAGAGGACGCAAAGCCGACAGCCGTCGCACTCCAGGGAGCTCTTTCATGGCCTCGTCGCCAACCCCGTCGTCGCAGCCCACGCCTGTCTCGTCCGAGAGCAGGACCCGAGCCGACGCCCTCCGCGAGGCCCTCGCCACCCGCGTGGTGGTGGCCGACGGCGCGATGGGCACCATGCTCCAGGCGCAGGACCCCACCCTCGACGACTTCCAGCAGCTCGAAGGCTGCAACGAGATCCTCAACGTCACCCGCCCCGACATCGTGCGCTCCGTCCACGAGGAGTACTTCGCGGTCGGCGTCGACTGCGTGGAGACCAACACCTTCGGCGCGAACTTCGCGGCACTCACCGAGTACGACATCGCGGACCGCAACTTCGAGCTCTCCGAGGCGGGCGTCCGCATCGCCCGCGAGGTCGCCGACGAGTTCACCGCCTCCACCGGACAGCAGCGCTGGGTCCTCGGCTCCATGGGCCCCGGCACCAAGCTGCCGACGCTCGGCCACGCCCCGTACACCGTCCTGCGCGACGCCTACCAGACCAACGCCGAAGGCATGATCGCCGGCGGCGCGGACGCCCTCCTGGTGGAGACCACCCAGGACCTCCTGCAGACCAAGGCCGCCATCCTCGGCGCCCGCCGCGCCCTGGACGCCACCGGCGCGAACCTCCCGCTGATCTGCTCGGTCACCGTCGAGACGACCGGCACCATGCTCCTCGGCTCGGAGATCGGGGCCGCGCTGACCGCCCTGGAGCCGCTGGGCATCGACATGATCGGCCTGAACTGCGCCACAGGACCGGCCGAGATGAGCGAGCACCTGCGCTACCTCGCCCGCCACTCCCGCATCCCGCTCTCCTGCATGCCGAACGCGGGCCTGCCGGTCCTCGGCAAGGACGGCGCCCACTACCCCCTCTCGGCCGCCGAGCTGGCCGACGCGCAGGAGAACTTCGTCCGCGACTACGGCCTCTCCCTGGTCGGCGGCTGCTGCGGTACGACACCGGAGCACCTGCGCCAGGTCGTGGAGCGCGTCCGCGGCGTCGAGACGGCCCCGCGCGACCCGCGCCCCGAGCCGGGCGCCGCGTCCCTGTACCAGACGGTCCCGTTCCGCCAGGACACCTCGTACATGGCGATCGGCGAGCGCACCAACGCCAACGGCTCGAAGAAGTTCCGCGAGGCGATGCTGGAGGCCCGCTGGGACGACTGCGTGGAGATGGCGCGCGACCAGATCCGTGAGGGCGCGCACATGCTCGACCTGTGCGTGGACTACGTGGGCCGCGACGGCGTCGCCGACATGGAGGAACTCGCGGGCCGCTTCGCCACCGCCTCCACCCTGCCCATCGTCCTGGACTCCACCGAGGTCCCGGTCATCCAGGCCGGCCTGGAGAAGCTCGGCGGCCGCGCGGTCATCAACTCGGTCAACTACGAGGACGGCGACGGCCCCGAGTCCCGCTTCGCGAAGGTCACCGCGCTGGCCCAGGAGCACGGCGCCGCGCTGATCGCGCTGACCATCGACGAGGGGGGCCAGGCCCGCACCCCCGAGCACAAGGTCGCCATCGCCGAGCGGCTGATCGAGGACCTCACCGGCAACTGGGGCATCCAGGAGTCGGACATCCTCATCGACACCCTGACCTTCACCATCTGCACCGGCCAGGAGGAGTCCCGGGGCGACGGCATCGCCACCATCGAGGCGATCCGCGAGCTGAAGAAGCGCCACCCGGACGTGCAGACCACGTTGGGCCTGTCCAACATCTCCTTCGGCCTCAACCCGGCCGCGCGCGTCGTCCTCAACTCCGTCTTCCTGGACGAGTGCGTCAAGGCGGGCCTCGACTCCGCCATCGTGCACGCCTCGAAGATCCTGCCGATCGCGCGCCTGGAGGAGGAGCAGGTCAAGGTCGCACTCGACCTGATCTACGACCGCCGCGCCGAGGGCTACGACCCCCTCCAGAAGCTCATGGAGCTCTTCGAGGGCGTCTCCACCAAGTCGATGAAGGCCGGCAAGGCCGAGGAACTCCTCGCGCTGCCGCTGGACGAGCGGCTCCAGCGGCGCATCATCGACGGCGAGAAGAACGGCCTCGAAGCCGACCTCGACGAAGCCCTCCAGGACACCCCGGCGCTGGACATCGTCAACAACACCCTCCTGGAAGGCATGAAGGTCGTCGGAGAGCTGTTCGGCTCCGGCCAGATGCAGCTGCCCTTCGTCCTCCAGTCCGCCGAGGTCATGAAGACGGCCGTGGCGCACCTCGAGCCGCACATGGAGAAGACGGACGCGGACGGCAAGGGCACCATCGTGCTGGCCACCGTCCGCGGCGACGTCCACGACATCGGCAAGAACCTCGTCGACATCATCCTGTCCAACAACGGCTACAACGTCGTCAACCTGGGCATCAAGCAGCCCGTCGCGGCGATCCTCGACGCCGCCGCCGAGCACAAGGCCGACGTCATCGGCATGTCCGGGCTCCTGGTCAAGTCCACGGTGATCATGAAGGAGAACCTGGAGGAGCTCAACCAGCGCCAGATGGCCGCCGACTACCCGGTCATCCTGGGCGGCGCGGCCCTCACCCGCGCCTACGTGGAGCAGGACCTGCACGAGATCTACGAGGGCGAAGTCCGCTACGCCCGCGACGCGTTCGAGGGCCTGCGCCTCATGGACGCCCTCATCGCCGTCAAGCGCGGCGTGCCCGGCGCCAGCCTGCCCGAGCTCAAGCAGCGCCGCGTGCCCAAGCGCGACACCCCCGTCGCCGTCGAAGAGCCCGAGGGCCCGTCCCGCTCCGACGTGGCCGTCGACAACCCGCTGCCCACGCCCCCGTTCTGGGGCACCCGCGTCATCAAGGGCATCCAGCTCAAGGAGTACGCCTCCTGGCTCGACGAGGGCGCCCTCTTCAAGGGCCAGTGGGGCCTCAAGCAGGCCCGCACCGGCGACGGCCCCACGTACGAGGAGCTCGTCGAGAGCGAGGGCCGCCCCCGCCTGCGCGGCCTCCTGGACGAACTCCAGACCAAGAACCTGCTGGAAGCCGCCGTCGTCTACGGCTACTTCCCGTGCGTCTCCAAGGGCGACGACCTGATCATCCTCAACGACGACGGTTCGGAGCGCACCCGCTTCTCCTTCCCGCGTCAGCGCCGCGGTCGCCGCCTGTGCCTGGCCGACTTCTTCCGCCCCGAGGAATCCGGCGAGACCGACGTGGTCGGGCTCCAGGTCGTCACCGTCGGCTCCAAGATCGGCGAGGCCACCGCGGAACTCTTCGCCGCCGACTCCTACCGCGACTACCTCGAACTGCACGGCCTGTCCGTCCAGCTCGCCGAGGCCCTCGCCGAGTACTGGCACGCCCGGGTGCGCGCCGAGCTCGGATTCGCAGGAGAGGACCCCGCCGACGTCGAGGACATGTTCGCGCTGAAGTACCGCGGCGCGCGCTTCTCCCTCGGGTACGGCGCCTGCCCCGACCTGGAGGACCGCGCCAAGATCGCCGAGCTCCTGCAGCCCGAGCGGATCGGCGTCCAGCTCTCCGAGGAGTTCCAGCTCCACCCCGAGCAGTCCACCGACGCGATCGTCATCCACCACCCCGAGGCGAAGTATTTCAACGCGCGCTGATCCGGCGCAGTCGTACACTGGTCGGTCCAGTGCAGGCCGGTTGCCTTCCGCAAGAAGGAGGCAACCGGCCTTCTCGTCCCTTACGGAAGGTGTGGTCGCATGACCAGTACGGTTCCCGCGCTCGGCACCCCAATGGCCGAAAGCTCCGCATTGCAGGGCGTCCTCCTCGACATGGACGGCACCCTCGTGGACACCGAGGGCTTCTGGTGGGACGCCGAGGTCGAGGTCTTCGCCTCCCTGGGGCACGCCCTCGACGAGGCCTGGCGCGACGTCGTCGTGGGCGGCCCCATGACGCGCAGCGCAGGCTTCCTCATCGAGGCGACCGGCGCCGACATCACCGTCGCCGAGCTCACCGTGCTGCTCAACGACGGCTTCGAGAACCGCATCAGCCGCACCCTGCCGCTGATGCCGGGCGCCGCGCGCCTGCTCGCCGAACTCGCCGGGCACGGCGTGCCGATGGCCCTGGTGTCCGCCTCGCACCGCCGCATCATCGACCGCGTCCTCGACTCGATCGGCGCCCACCACTTCGAACTGACCGTGGCGGGCGACGAGGTGGCCCGCACCAAGCCCCACCCCGACCCCTACCTCCTCGCGGCCCGCGGCCTCGGCGCGGACCCCGCCAGATGCGCCGTCATCGAGGACACCGCGACCGGCGTCGCCGCCGCGGAGGCCGCGGGCTGCCGCGTGGTGGCCGTGCCGTCGGTCGCCCCCATCCCCGCCGTCGCGGGCCGCACCGTCGTCCCGTCCCTCGAACACGTCAACCTGCCTTTCCTGCAAGGCCTGATGACCCTCTGACAGCTCCGCGGGCTCCGGCGCCAACCCTGTTTCGGTGTGTGACGTTTCCCACCCGGGCGAGGGTCGACAGTGGGACCCGTGTGTGCTGTGCGGTGCCGCGGGGCCCGGGGTGACGTGACGTTGTGTCCCGATTGGTGGGAGCGTGCACGAAACCTTCCGGTGTCGGGTTATCAGTGTGTCCGCGCCCGGTTTCGCAGCGTGAGCGATTGCGGGCTCAGGCGCCCTCCGAAGCTCATCTGGTGCGGACTAATCTCGTCGCGAGAACATCGCCCCACCCCCCGTGCCCCACCAACCCACACCCCGCGTTGCGGGATTCACGGGATTCAAGAGCTCTGGAGAACGTCGAGCATGAACCGCAAGACTTTGGTGCTGCCGGCAGTCATAGGTCTGCTCGCCCCCGCGCTCGCCGCGTGCGGCGGCTCGGACGGCGGCGACGGCGACAAGCCGATCGCCGCCGGCACCACGGACTCGTTCGCCATCTCGAAGGAAGTCCCGGCCCCCTTCGACCCGGCGTACGCCTATGACGCGGGCTCCTGGAACGTCCTGCGCCAGACCATCCAGACGCTGATGGCCATGCCGCGCGGTGGCGGCGACCCCCAGCCCGAGGCCGCCGAGCAGTGCGGCTTCACCGACACGGGCAACGAGCGGTACGCCTGCACCCTGCGCAAGGGGCTGAAGTTCTCCGACGGCAAGCCGCTGACGGCCGCCGATGTGAAGTTCTCCATCGAGCGCGTCCGGGACATCAAGCTCAAGGACCCCAGCGGTTCCGACGGCCTGGTCTCCAACGTCGACACGATCGAGGTCCAGGGCGACCGCGACATCGTCTTCCACCTCAAGACCCCCGACGCGACGTTCCCCTTCAAGCTGGCGACCCCCACCGCGGGCATCATCAGCAAGGAGCACTACGACAAGAACAAGCTGCGCGACGGCTTCGCGGTCGACGGCTCGGGCCCGTACGTCGCCGAGCAGGAGGTCAAGGACAACCGCCTGGTCAAGACGGTGTTCACCAAGAACCCCCACTACAAGGGCGGGTTCAAGACGCAGAGCGACAAGGTGGAGCTCCGCAACTTCACCGACACCGACGCCATGGGCAAGGCGCTCGAGGACGGCGACATCGACCTGATGACGCGCACCATGTCGCCCGAGCAGGTCAAGGAGCTCAACGCCTCCACGAGCAAGAAGATCGACCTGGTCGAATTGCAGGGCTTGGAGATCCGCTACCTCGCCTTCAACACCGACGCCCCCGTGGCCAAGAACAAGGCCGTGCGCCAGGCGATCTCGCAGCTCGTCGACCGCGGCGCGCTGGCCTCCTCGGTGTACGGCTCGACGGCCGACCCGCTGTACTCGCTGGTGCCAGCCTCCATCACCGGGCACGCCAACTCGTTCTTCAACAAGTACGGCAACCCGAGCACGGCCAAGGCCCGAAACCTGCTCAACAAGGCCAACATCACCACCCCGGTGAAGATGACCCTGCACTACACCACCGACCACTACGGCCCCGGCACCAAGAAGGAGTTCGAGCTGCTGAAGAAGCAGCTGAACGACTCCGGCCTGTTCGACGTGTCGATCAAGGGCGTGCCGTGGAGCACCTTCCGCGCCGCCGAACGCGACGGCAAGTACGCGGCGTACGGCATGGGCTGGTTCCCCGACTTCCCCGACGCCGACAACTTCCTCGCGCCGTTCCTCGACAAGGACAACTTCCTCGGCTCGCCGTACGTCAACGACACGATCAACGACCAGCTGATCCCGACGTCCCGGCGCGAGGCCGACCGGCTCGCCGCCTCCAAGAGCATCCGCAAGATCCAGGACATCGTCGCCGACGACGTCCCGGTGCTCCCGCTGTGGCAGGGCAAGCAGTACATCGCGGCGCGCGACGACATCACCGGCATCCAGTGGGCCCTCGACTCCTCCTCGAACCTCCAGCTGTGGGAGCTCGGCCGCGGCGTCAGCGGCTGACCCACGGCGTCCCGAGGGCATCCGAGTTCCACCGAACGACCACACCAACAAAGGCACGTACGTGAAATGTCGTAACCAGTGGCTGGCCCTTCCCCTCACGGGAGGGCTGGCCGCCGCCCTGCTGACCGGCTGCGGCACGGAATCGGGCGGTGCGGGGGACACGGGCGACGCGGTAGTGATGGGGATGTCCGACGACGTCCTCGCCACCGACCCGGCATCCGGCTACGACCCCGGCTCCTGGCTCCTGTTCAACAACGTCTTCCAGTCGCTCCTGAGCTTCCCCAAGGGCGCCACCGAGCCCGAGCCGGAGGCCGCCGAGGAGTGCGGCTTCACCGACACGGAGGCGAAGGTCTTCAAGTGCGAGCTGCGTGACGGGCTGAAGTTCAGCAACGGCAACGAGCTCACCTCCAAGGACGTCAAGTTCTCCTTCGACCGCATGCGGAAGATCAACGCCGACGACGGCCCGGCGCTGATGTTCCCCATGCTCGACCAGGTGCAGACGCCGGACGCCAAGACCGTCGTGTTCAAGCTCAAGTACTCCGACGCGACCTTCCCCAGCAAGATCGCCTCGGGTGCGGGCTCCATCGTGGACCACACCGAGTACGACATGAACCGGCTCCGCGAGGACGGCAAGGCCGTCGGCTCCGGACCGTACGAGCTGGACTCCTTCAGCAAGGAGCAGGCGGTCTTCTCCGTCAACTCCGACTACAAGGGCACCGCGAAGCCGAAGAACGACGGCATCGCCCTCAAGTTCTTCCGCGGCGACCAGAAGGGCCTCAAGCAGGCGCTCCTCGACGGCAAGATCGACGTCGCCTACCGAGGCCTCGCCGCCGCCGACATCGCCGACATCGAGCAGGACACCTCCAAGGACGGCCAGGACGTCGACATCGTCGAGGGCACCAGCGCCGAGGTCCAGCACCTGGTCTTCAACATGAAGGACCCGGTGGCGGGCAAGCTCGGCGTCCGCAAGGCCATGGCCTACCTCCTGGACCGGGACGCCCTGGTCAAGGAGGTCTACCAGGACACGGCCACGCCGCTGTACTCGATCGTCCCCGCCGGCATCAGCGGCCACAACACCGCCTTCTTCGACACCTACGGCGCCCGCCCGCAGCGCGCCAAGGCCGCCGCCGCGCTCCGCGCCGACGGCATCGAGGGCAAGACCAAGCTCACCCTCTGGTCGACGCCCACCCGCTACGGCCCGGCCACCGACCAGGAACTGCGGGCCATCGCCAAGCAGCTCAACGCCTCCGGCCTCTTCGACGCCGACGTGAAGTCCGTCCCCTTCGAGCAGTACGAGAAGGACATCGAAGCCGGCAAGTACGGCGTCTACGTCAAGGGCTGGGTCCCCGACTACCCGGACGCCGACAACTTCACCCAGCCGTTCTTCGGCAAGGGCAACGTCCTCGGCAACCACTTCGAGAACAGCACCATCACCTCGAAGATCATCCCGGGCACCGCCACCGAGAGCGACCGCACCAAGACCACCAAGCAGTACGGCCGCCTCCAGGACATCGTCGCCGAGCAGGTGCCGATCCTGCCGGTCTGGCAGGCCAAGCAGTACGCCGTCGTCCGCGACAGCGTCTACGGACTCGAGTCCTGCCTCGACGCCTCCACCGTCTTCCGCTTCTGGGAGATCAGCAAGGGCTGACCCGACCGACGACGAAGGGCGGCCGCCCCCCTCGGGGGACGGCCGCCCTTCGACGTTCACACTCCGGCCGGCGTCACTGCGCGCCGGGACGCACCAGACCGCTCTCGTACGCGTACACCGCAGCCTGCACCCGGTCGCGCAGCCCCAGCTTCGTCAGCACATGACCCACATGCGTCTTCACCGTCGTCTCGCTCACGAACAGGTCCGCCGCGATCTCCGCGTTCGACAGACCGCGGGCGACCAGCTTCAGCACCTCGACCTCACGGTCCGTCAACGTGTGCAAGGTGTCGGGCACCGGCTCGTCACCCGACGGCAGATGCGCCGAGTACTTGTCCAGGAGACGACGCGTGATGCTCGGCGCGAGCATCGCCTCACCCGCCGCGACCACCCGGATCGCCTGCACCAGCTCGTTCGCCGGAGCGTCCTTCAGGAGGAAGCCGCTGGCACCCGCCCGCAGCGCCTCCACCACGTACTCGTCCAGATCGAACGTGGTCAGCACCAGCACCTTCGCCGGACCGTCCCGGCCGGGACCGGTGATCTGCCGCGTCGCCTCGACCCCGTCCATCCGCGGCATACGGATGTCCATGAGGACCACGTCGGGCTGCAGCGCCCGCACCTGATCCTGAGCCTGCAGGCCGTCTCCGGCCTCGCCGACGACCGCGATGTCCTGCTCGGCCTCCAGAATCATCCGGAACCCGGTGCGCAGCAGCGGCTGGTCATCGACCAGTAGGACGCGGATGGCCACGTGTCTCTCCTTCAGCTAGCCCGCGCCCATTCTGCCCTGCTCACCCTCCGCCGACTCGGGCGCCCTCACAGGAAGCGGATACGGCGGGGGAGTCCCCCCGAATTCAGGACAGACCGCCCGGTGATCGCACCAACCGCACAATTTCGTCGGCCTCGGCCGCCAGTTCCCGGTCTCCGTCGCCAACTCGATCGCCTCCCACAGCGCGAGCAGCTTCCGCTCCACCCGCTCCAGGTCCGCCACCACCGGGTCGTACGTGATCACATCACCGCTGCCCAGATAGACCAGCTGCAGACGGCGCGGCACCACACCCTTCAGCCGCCACACCACCAGCGCGTAGAACTTCATCTGGAACAGCGCACCCTCCGCGTACTCAGGACGCGGAGCCTTGCCCGTCTTGTAGTCCACGATGCGGACCTCACCCGAGGGCGCCACGTCCACCCGGTCGATGATCCCCCGCAGCTTCAGCCCCGAGTCCAGCTCGGCCTGCACGAACAGCTCCCGCTCGGCAGGCTCCAACCGCGTCGGATCCTCCAGCGTGAACCAGCGCTCCACCAACTTCTCCGCGTCCGACAGCCAGCGCGCCATCCGCTCGCCCTCGGGATCGTCCGCGAACAGCTCCGACAGCTCCGGCTTGGCCTCCCGCAGCCGGTCCCACTGCCCCGGAATGAGCGACTTGGCCCGCGGCGCGGTCCGCTCACCCGCCGGCGCGTCGAAGAGCCGCTCCAGCACCGCATGCACCAACGTGCCCCGCGTCGCCGCCTCACTCGGCTTCTCGGGCAGCTTGTCGATCACCCGGAACCGGTACAGCAACGGGCACTGCATGAAATCGCCCGCACGCGAAGGCGACAGGGACGCCGGGCGCACAGCCGCCACGGCGTCGTCGGAGCTGGTTTCCATAGGGACAGACCCTACGACCCGACACTGACAACAGCCGCATACCATCGACGACAGACCCTCTCGCCCTGCATGATCGTGCGGGTAACCACGCCATACCGGGG
The window above is part of the Streptomyces venezuelae genome. Proteins encoded here:
- a CDS encoding MIP/aquaporin family protein, yielding MSSSDIFIGETIGTAVLILLGGGVCAAVTLKRSKAKDAGWLAITFGWGFAVLTGAYLAGGVSGAHLNPAVTLGLAVEGGTKWSDVPLYLASQLLGAMIGAVLVWVTYMGQFKAHLTDPEILAAQPVEEGMVDQKAAPAAGPVLGIFSTGPEIRNYVQNVLTEIIATVVLVLAILTQGLNDGGNGLGVLGALITALVVVGIGLSLGGPTGYAINPVRDLGPRIIHSVLPLPNKGSSDWSYAWVPIVGPLIGGAIAGGLYNVAFK
- a CDS encoding IclR family transcriptional regulator produces the protein MARNIQSLERAAAMLRLLAGGERRLGLSEIASALDLAKGTAHGILRTLQAEGFVEQDSASGRYQLGAELLRLGNSYLDVHELRARALVWTDDLARSSGESVHLGVLHQQGVLIVHHVFRPDDSRQVLEVGAMQPLHSTALGKVLSAYDPVAHNEAVEVERKTFTVHTVADAEGFEGVLDLTRARGYASDVEETWEGIASVAAPIHDRRRMPVGAVGVTGAVERVCKDGELRPELIAAVRDCARAVSRDLGAGRF
- the metH gene encoding methionine synthase, with amino-acid sequence MASSPTPSSQPTPVSSESRTRADALREALATRVVVADGAMGTMLQAQDPTLDDFQQLEGCNEILNVTRPDIVRSVHEEYFAVGVDCVETNTFGANFAALTEYDIADRNFELSEAGVRIAREVADEFTASTGQQRWVLGSMGPGTKLPTLGHAPYTVLRDAYQTNAEGMIAGGADALLVETTQDLLQTKAAILGARRALDATGANLPLICSVTVETTGTMLLGSEIGAALTALEPLGIDMIGLNCATGPAEMSEHLRYLARHSRIPLSCMPNAGLPVLGKDGAHYPLSAAELADAQENFVRDYGLSLVGGCCGTTPEHLRQVVERVRGVETAPRDPRPEPGAASLYQTVPFRQDTSYMAIGERTNANGSKKFREAMLEARWDDCVEMARDQIREGAHMLDLCVDYVGRDGVADMEELAGRFATASTLPIVLDSTEVPVIQAGLEKLGGRAVINSVNYEDGDGPESRFAKVTALAQEHGAALIALTIDEGGQARTPEHKVAIAERLIEDLTGNWGIQESDILIDTLTFTICTGQEESRGDGIATIEAIRELKKRHPDVQTTLGLSNISFGLNPAARVVLNSVFLDECVKAGLDSAIVHASKILPIARLEEEQVKVALDLIYDRRAEGYDPLQKLMELFEGVSTKSMKAGKAEELLALPLDERLQRRIIDGEKNGLEADLDEALQDTPALDIVNNTLLEGMKVVGELFGSGQMQLPFVLQSAEVMKTAVAHLEPHMEKTDADGKGTIVLATVRGDVHDIGKNLVDIILSNNGYNVVNLGIKQPVAAILDAAAEHKADVIGMSGLLVKSTVIMKENLEELNQRQMAADYPVILGGAALTRAYVEQDLHEIYEGEVRYARDAFEGLRLMDALIAVKRGVPGASLPELKQRRVPKRDTPVAVEEPEGPSRSDVAVDNPLPTPPFWGTRVIKGIQLKEYASWLDEGALFKGQWGLKQARTGDGPTYEELVESEGRPRLRGLLDELQTKNLLEAAVVYGYFPCVSKGDDLIILNDDGSERTRFSFPRQRRGRRLCLADFFRPEESGETDVVGLQVVTVGSKIGEATAELFAADSYRDYLELHGLSVQLAEALAEYWHARVRAELGFAGEDPADVEDMFALKYRGARFSLGYGACPDLEDRAKIAELLQPERIGVQLSEEFQLHPEQSTDAIVIHHPEAKYFNAR
- a CDS encoding HAD family hydrolase, with translation MTSTVPALGTPMAESSALQGVLLDMDGTLVDTEGFWWDAEVEVFASLGHALDEAWRDVVVGGPMTRSAGFLIEATGADITVAELTVLLNDGFENRISRTLPLMPGAARLLAELAGHGVPMALVSASHRRIIDRVLDSIGAHHFELTVAGDEVARTKPHPDPYLLAARGLGADPARCAVIEDTATGVAAAEAAGCRVVAVPSVAPIPAVAGRTVVPSLEHVNLPFLQGLMTL
- a CDS encoding ABC transporter substrate-binding protein, with translation MNRKTLVLPAVIGLLAPALAACGGSDGGDGDKPIAAGTTDSFAISKEVPAPFDPAYAYDAGSWNVLRQTIQTLMAMPRGGGDPQPEAAEQCGFTDTGNERYACTLRKGLKFSDGKPLTAADVKFSIERVRDIKLKDPSGSDGLVSNVDTIEVQGDRDIVFHLKTPDATFPFKLATPTAGIISKEHYDKNKLRDGFAVDGSGPYVAEQEVKDNRLVKTVFTKNPHYKGGFKTQSDKVELRNFTDTDAMGKALEDGDIDLMTRTMSPEQVKELNASTSKKIDLVELQGLEIRYLAFNTDAPVAKNKAVRQAISQLVDRGALASSVYGSTADPLYSLVPASITGHANSFFNKYGNPSTAKARNLLNKANITTPVKMTLHYTTDHYGPGTKKEFELLKKQLNDSGLFDVSIKGVPWSTFRAAERDGKYAAYGMGWFPDFPDADNFLAPFLDKDNFLGSPYVNDTINDQLIPTSRREADRLAASKSIRKIQDIVADDVPVLPLWQGKQYIAARDDITGIQWALDSSSNLQLWELGRGVSG
- a CDS encoding ABC transporter substrate-binding protein, which gives rise to MKCRNQWLALPLTGGLAAALLTGCGTESGGAGDTGDAVVMGMSDDVLATDPASGYDPGSWLLFNNVFQSLLSFPKGATEPEPEAAEECGFTDTEAKVFKCELRDGLKFSNGNELTSKDVKFSFDRMRKINADDGPALMFPMLDQVQTPDAKTVVFKLKYSDATFPSKIASGAGSIVDHTEYDMNRLREDGKAVGSGPYELDSFSKEQAVFSVNSDYKGTAKPKNDGIALKFFRGDQKGLKQALLDGKIDVAYRGLAAADIADIEQDTSKDGQDVDIVEGTSAEVQHLVFNMKDPVAGKLGVRKAMAYLLDRDALVKEVYQDTATPLYSIVPAGISGHNTAFFDTYGARPQRAKAAAALRADGIEGKTKLTLWSTPTRYGPATDQELRAIAKQLNASGLFDADVKSVPFEQYEKDIEAGKYGVYVKGWVPDYPDADNFTQPFFGKGNVLGNHFENSTITSKIIPGTATESDRTKTTKQYGRLQDIVAEQVPILPVWQAKQYAVVRDSVYGLESCLDASTVFRFWEISKG
- a CDS encoding response regulator — protein: MAIRVLLVDDQPLLRTGFRMILEAEQDIAVVGEAGDGLQAQDQVRALQPDVVLMDIRMPRMDGVEATRQITGPGRDGPAKVLVLTTFDLDEYVVEALRAGASGFLLKDAPANELVQAIRVVAAGEAMLAPSITRRLLDKYSAHLPSGDEPVPDTLHTLTDREVEVLKLVARGLSNAEIAADLFVSETTVKTHVGHVLTKLGLRDRVQAAVYAYESGLVRPGAQ
- a CDS encoding RecB family exonuclease encodes the protein METSSDDAVAAVRPASLSPSRAGDFMQCPLLYRFRVIDKLPEKPSEAATRGTLVHAVLERLFDAPAGERTAPRAKSLIPGQWDRLREAKPELSELFADDPEGERMARWLSDAEKLVERWFTLEDPTRLEPAERELFVQAELDSGLKLRGIIDRVDVAPSGEVRIVDYKTGKAPRPEYAEGALFQMKFYALVVWRLKGVVPRRLQLVYLGSGDVITYDPVVADLERVERKLLALWEAIELATETGNWRPRPTKLCGWCDHRAVCPEFGGTPPPYPLPVRAPESAEGEQGRMGAG